In one Poecilia reticulata strain Guanapo linkage group LG8, Guppy_female_1.0+MT, whole genome shotgun sequence genomic region, the following are encoded:
- the LOC103468283 gene encoding perlucin-like protein produces the protein MTRKICVSIFLLLIFHYICGLREWKVIYYSEEKSWREAQSSCREKHLDLVTIRNEEQHNLALYNGWIGLYQDKDGSPWRWSFGDEMPTFSKWWSPEHNVNQTCGYMKSSTKKWEDDFCWFKRYYICYEEKLVLVKENKTWDEALEHCRSLSRALSYNLATLITTDDHDFAREKAQSADTEEVWTGLRYLGDEWFWVGGEPVQYQKIPSCPGERCGVLEKNSNSSFSIRDCNERRNFFCYTKKP, from the exons ATGACAAGGAAGATATGTGTGAGCATCTTCCTGCTGCTCATCTTCCACTACATCTGTGGTCTAAGAGAGTGGAAAGTTATATACTATAGTGAAGAAAAGAGTTGGCGAGAAGCCCAGTCCAGCTGCAGGGAGAAGCACCTTGATCTGGTCACAATCAGAAATGAAGAACAACATAATCTGGCTCTATACAATGGCTGGATTGGATTGTACCAAGACAAGGATGGAAGTCCATGGAGATGGTCCTTTGGAGACGAAATGCCAACTTTTTCAAAGTGGTGGTCTCCAG AACACAATGTAAACCAAACCTGCGGCTATATGAAGTCTTCGACCAAGAAGTGGGAGGATGACTTCTGTTGGTTTAAACGCTACTACATATGTTATGAAGAGAAACTGGTTCtggtgaaggaaaacaaaacatgggaCGAGGCATTAGAGCATTGCAGGTCTCTGAGCAGAGCGCTAAGCTACAACCTGGCAACCCTCATCACCACCGACGACCACGACTTTGCACGAGAAAAAGCCCAAAGCGCTGACACTGAGGAG GTGTGGACGGGCCTGCGTTACCTTGGTGATGAGTGGTTCTGGGTGGGTGGAGAACCGGTGCAGTACCAGAAAATTCCAAGCTGCCCGGGTGAGAGATGTGGAGTCCTGGAGAAGAACAGCAACTCATCCTTCAGCATCAGAGACTGCAATGAGAGAAGGAACTTCTTCTGTTACACGAAAAAACCTTAA